The sequence below is a genomic window from Sphingobacterium sp. ML3W.
TATTATCAATAGTAAGGCCTTTTTTATACATGAATATTTTGGATTAAGCTTCAGAAATTGCATTGATAATATCGTATTGTGTTATGATATTAATTTTACCAAAATCATCTTCTACCAATACTGCCTGCGTTTCTTTGTTAATTAAAGCTGATATCTTGTCTATGGATGTATTTAAATCAACAAAGGGAAAAGGCTTTGTCATTACTTCTTGCACAGATGATGACCTGAGTGAAGAATTTTCCAATAAGGCACTGAGAATGTCAGATTCAGTTATTTTACCAACTACCATCCCTTGTTGCGTTACAGGTATTTGTGAAATATTTAGGGTTTTCATGAAATTGAATGCTTCAAATACAGTTTGATTGACATCTGCGGTAACAATCGCTTGTTCGCCCCTTTTTTTCAATATGCTCTTCGCATTTAGTTTCTCATCTTCTAAGAACCCTCTTTCTCTCAGCCAATCCTCATTATACATCTTACCCATGTACCGTGAACCGTGATCATGGAAGATTACAACCACCACATCATCATCATTTAAAGAGTCCTTTAATTGAATAAGACCAGCCAAAGCTGCACCAGCTGAGTTACCTGCAAAAATTCCTTCTTTGCGCGCCAATTCTCGAGTCATTAAAGCCGCATCTTTATCGGTTACTTTTTCAAAGAAATCAATCAAACTAAAATCGACATTTTGGGGAAGAAAATCTTCACCTACACCCTCTGTGATATAAGGGTATATCTCATCTTTATCAAAAACACCCGTTTCCTTATATTTTTTAAAAACAGAACCATAAGTATCTATGCCCCATACTTTGATATTGGGGTTTTGCTCTCTTAAATATCGAGCTGTGCCTGATATGGTACCACCGGTCCCCACTCCAACGACAAGATGGGTAATCTTTCCTTCCGTTTGTTCCCATATTTCAGGACCCGTTTGCTCATAATGTGCTTGGGCATTTGATGGGTTATCGTATTGATTCGCTTTCCAGCTGTTTGGTACTTCACGTTCTAAGCGACTTGAAACAGAATAGTAGGAGCGAGGGTCTTCGGGATCTACATTTGTTGGACACACAATTACCTCTGCTCCAAAAGCCCGCAGTGCATCAACTTTTTCTTTAGATTGCTTATCTGTTGTTGTAAATATACATTTATAGCCTTTGACCACTGCTGCCATTGCCAATCCCATTCCGGTATTTCCAGAAGTTCCTTCAATGATTGTTCCCCCTGGTTTCAATAAACCTGCCTGCTCCGCATCTTCGATCATTTTAAGTGCCATCCTATCTTTAATCGAGTTTCCAGGATTGCTGGTCTCTATTTTAGCGAGGATAGTTCCTTTTAGATCTTTGGTTATTTTGTTTAGTTTAACAAGAGGGGTGTTTCCAATTGTTTCTAAAATGTTATTATACCACATAAGGTTACCGTTAGTTTCTTTAAAAATAACAAAAAATGTCTATTTCTTAGAATTTCAAGTGCTTTACTGTCAGCCCATTATTTTTAAGTTGTTTAAGTGCATCTATGCCGATACTGATATGGGCATCTACATATTTAGCGGTTACACTGACATCGCTATTTGCTGTTTTAACACCTTCAGGAATCATAGGTTGATCAGAAACAAGTAATAATGCCCCTGTAGGAATTTTATTCGCAAATCCAACACTAAATATGGTTGCGGTTTCCATATCTACTGCCATAGCACGTATGGATTTTAGATATTTTTTAAAATCTTTATCGTGTTCCCAAACACGTCTGTTTGTCGTGTAAACCGTACCTGTCCAGTAATCTCTTGAATGATCACGTATGGTTGTAGAAATTGCTTTTTGTAATGCAAAAGATGGAAGGGAGGGTACTTCTGCAGGAAAATAATCATTTGAAGTTCCCTCACCACGGATGGCAGCAATGGGTAATATAAGTTCTCCAACACCAATTTTCTTTTTCAATCCACCGGTTTTTCCTAAAAAAAGCACAGCCTTTGGTGTAATGGCTGATAATAGATCCATTACCGTGGCTGCCATTGGACTACCCATACCAAAATTGATAATGGTGATACCACCCGCAGTTACACTTTGCATAGGTTTATCCTCTCCATAGATGGGGGCATCATCATGCATTTCAGAAAAAATAGTGATATATTTTGAAAAGTTCGTAAGTAGGATATATTCGCCAAACTCTTCCAAGGGCCTTCCTGTATATCGGGGCAACCAGTTGTGAACAATTTCTTCCTTGGATTTCAAACCAGGTGTGATAGGACTATCTACATTTTTTTTACTTTTTGCCATAATTCTTCAATTTAATAATTAAACATGTTTGAAGGAAGAATGATTGATAGAACCCATGCGTTTAAAAAAAATCCCTCGCGGTAAGCGAGGGATTTTAATTAAGCGACTTGCAATTTTTTGATATCCGACTTTTCAAATTTTTTCAATGCATATTCCAATGTGATATGCAATTCTTTTTGATTGGTCTTTTCCTTCGATGTTGGAATTTCAAACATTGCGTCGAGCATAATAGCCTCGCATATACTTCTTAAACCACGAGCTCCAAGTTTAAATTCATCTGCTTTATCAACAATAAAATTGTAAACCTCTGCATCAAATTTCAACTCAATTCCTTCGTATTCAAATAATTTTCTGTACTGTTTGATTAACGCATTTTTAGGTACTGTTAAGATACTCAATAGTGTCTCTTTGTCCAATGGATTTAAATACGTTAATACAGGTAATCTTCCTATTAATTCTGGAATTAATCCAAAACTTTTTAAATCCTGAGGGGTGATGTATTTATAAAGATTTTTTAAATCGATTTCTGTTTCATCCTCATTCATGCGATAACCTACTGTTTGTGTGCGCAGACGATTCGCAATTTTCTTTTGAATACCATCAAATGCGCCACCGCAGATAAATAAAATGTTGCTCGTATTTACGGCAATCATTTTTTGATCAGGGTGTTTACGACCACCTTGAGGCGGTACATTAACTACTGTTCCTTCCAAGATTTTAAGCAATGCTTGCTGCACACCCTCTCCCGACACATCTCTAGTAATCGAAGGGTTATCACTCTTACGAGCGACCTTATCAATCTCATCAATATAGATGATACCACGTTCAGCTGCAGCTACATCATAATCGGCAGCTTGTAATAAGCGTGTTAAAATACTCTCAACATCTTCTCCGACATAACCCGCTTCTGTCAATACAGTCGCATCTACGATACTAAAAGGAACATTTAAAATTTTGGCAACCGTTTTTGCCAATAATGTTTTACCAGTACCTGTTTCACCAACGACAATCAAATTTGATTTTTCAATCTCAATCTCATCCTCATCAACTTTTTGATTCAAACGTTTGTAGTGATTATAAACCGCAACAGAGATTACTTTTTTAGCATCGTCCTGTCCGATAACGTACTGATCCAAGTGTTCTTTAATTTCTAAAGGACGAATGAGTTTTAACGCAGTTTGTAATGTTTTACTTTTACGTTGTTTCAATTCTTCCGCTAGAATTTCGCCAGCTTGATTGATACAACGGTCACAGATGTGAGCGCCATCTCCAGCGATAAGCATTTGGGCGTCACTTTTACTCATTCCACAGAAGGAACAGTGAACGCCACTATTATTATTTTTAGCCATTATTATTTAATAATCTCCTTTTTAGGAAGTAAAATCTCATCTATCATTCCAAAGTCCTTAGCCTCTGAAGCCTTCATCCAATAATCACGGTCAGAAGATTTTTCTACCCATTCGTAAGTTTGTCCCGAGTGATCAGCGATGATGGTATAAAGCTCTTCTTTCAATTTCATCATCTCGCGTAGATTGATTTCCATATCCGAAGCAACACCTTGAGCACCGCCTGAAGGTTGGTGGATCATCACACGAGAGTGTCTTAATGCAGCACGTTTACCTTTAGCGCCCGCAACTAATAAAACAGCACCCATAGAAGCAGCAATACCTGTACAGATTGTGGCTACATCTGGTGCAATATATTGCATGGTATCATAAATACCTAAACCTGCATATACACTACCACCTGGTGAATTGATGTAGATTTGAATATCTCGTTGTGCATCTGTAGATTGTAAAAACAATAATTGTGCCTGAATGATGTTGGCTACCTGATCGTTGATACCATCACCTAAGAAAATAATACGATCCATCATTAAACGTGAAAATACATCCATCTGAGCAACATTTAGTTGACGCTCTTCTACGATGTAAGGAGTCAAGTTAGTAGGTGTATTTACTTGCGCACGTGCTATAAAACTATCAACATGTTGACTTCCAATTCGATGATGCTTAACTGCATATTTTCTGAATTCGTTTTTATCTATATTCATATTCTTTGTGATTCAAATTTATAAGACTAATATAAAACTATATTTTAAATAATAAATACTATATGCCATTTGTTTTACACATGAGTTACAATTCTACTAGAGTTGATCATAGTTTGGGAGTTCTTCAATAAATATAAATGATTTATTATCAAAATCTATCTTACAATAGTAATGCTCCAATCCATTACTCACGAGTAGTAGTGGTATTTTGTGGATGGAATTGTAGTTTGCTATCTGTTCAAAAGTAGCTTGCGTAATCTTTATGTGTGGTGCTTTAAATTCTGCTAATACTATTTTCTCTCCGCGATTATTATAAATCAATAAATCACTTCTTTTTTGTAAGTCGTTTAATTTCAACCCACCTTCAATTTTCATTAATGATTTTGGGTATTTTTTTTTAATATGGAGATAATGTACCCAATGCTGACGTACCCATTCCTCAGGTGTTAAAACAAGTTTCTTTTTTCGCAAATCATCAAAAATGAAAATAGTTTCATTTTCTTTTGTCAATTTCGCTGGATAAGGCGGTAAATTTAACGGAATCGGGTTAAACATCTTACAAAGATACTAATTTTGGTTTACTCGTAATAATCCCTAAGCAGGAATCTATAATACAAATTTTACTGTTCATCAATTTAGTTGTAATTTAGTGCCATCATGAATATCAGTCCCATTTTAGCAGACATAAAGAAACGAAAATTTCAACCCGTATATTTATTGCACGGTGAAGAGAGTTATTTTATAGATGTCATTAGTAATGCCTTGGAGCATACGGTCCTTAATGATGCACAAAAAGGGTTTGATCAAACCATATTATATGGGAAGGATACTGATTTCTCAACGATTGTAAGTGCTGCTAGGCGCTACCCCATGATGAGCGATCATCAATTGATCATCATCAAAGAAGCTCAGGATCTAAAATGGAAGGACGACGATTTGCTCCTTAAATACGTGGATCAATGTACAGCGACTACTGTATTGGTGTTTGATTATAAGTATAGTAAATTTGATAAGCGCAAAAAACTGTACAAGGCGATTGAAAAAAAAGGCCTTGTTGTTGAATCAAATAAACTTTACGATGATAAGGTAGCCGCTTGGGTTATCTCATATATTAAAGAGCAAGGCTGGAGCATACATCCACAGGCAGCGGCGTTGCTGTCCGAATATTTAGGGACAGAGCTTTCTAAAATCGTGAATGAGCTGAATAAGTTGATGCTCAATGTGCCGAAAGAAAAAGAAATCGTGGTAGCGGATATTGAACAAAATATAGGTATTTCGAAAGATTTTAATGTTTTTGAGCTCAACACCGCATTAGCTAAGCGCAATGCTTTTAAAGCGTATCAGATTATTGATTATTTTGCCGCAAACCCTAAAAGTAATCCTTTAGTACTTGTATTAGGTAATATGGCAGGATACTTTACAAAGATATTAAAATACCATTATATCGTTGACAAAAATACTGCAGCTAAAGAATTGGGAGTACATCCTTTCTTTTTGAAAGAGTATGAACTTGCAGCCCGTAATTACAACAGAAGGAAAACTTTTTCTATTATTGAAAATCTAAAAGATGCTGATCTAAAATCAAAGGGAGTCCAGGTTGGAAGCAATACAAATACCAAAGATATTTTGACAGAGTTGCTCTTTAATATCCTTAATTAGGCTAGTAATTCCATTAAATAAAATATTATTTTAATCTAAAAAAGCCTTTCTCATTTATTTGAGAGAGGCTTTTTTTGTAATAAGATCTATTTTAAATTGATATAACCAGTTGTTTTATAGTGTTTTGTGTGTTTTTGTTTTCTTTTTGTAATTTTTAAATTAAACACTTGTTTAATTTAAACACTTGTTTAAATTTGCACACGGTTTTTTTAAATCATCAAGAATGGAATTTAGTGAGAAACAATTAGAAATATTGCATGTTGCAGAGAATCTTTTTTCAAAAAATGGTTTTGATGGGACATCTGTTCGTGACATTGCACAAGAGGCACAGGTCAATGTCGCAATGATCAATTATTATTTTGGGTCTAAGGATAAATTATTGGATGATTTGTTCACCTATCGAGTTGAAAAATTTAAAATGGATGAAAGTATTTTGAACCTCACTTCACCCGTCATGGAAATTCTCGACGAAATGGTCAGTTCGTATATCAAGTATATGAATTCGAGCCTGGCTATTTATCAGATTATTGCTATCGAAGCAGGTGTAAAAAGAAGATTAATGCTATCTGATTCATATAAAAATCTAAAGGAACATAATCTACAAGTTATTTCGAGTATTATTCATCGCGGAATAGAAACTGGAGAATTTTTATCAGGCAATGATCCAATATTAATCCATGCTACGATGATGGGGACCTTCATGAATTTTCAGATGAATAAAACATTTTTAAAATCGCAATTAAATATAACTACAGACGAGGCCTATAGCAAATATATGGAATCTACCCTAGTCATACATTTACAAAGAACGATTAAAGCTTTATTAACATATGCATATTAAAATAGGAAAGTTGGCGCTCTTGCTTTTCTGTCTTCAGGGCTCGGCATTTGCACAGCAAAATGGCCCTCTTACCTTGCAAGAGGTTATCCATCTTGCACAGACACAAAGTTTAGAAGCAAAAGCTACAGAGACAAAAATTAGAGGAAGAAAACTGGAGTTAGAAGCTTCCAAGAATAGTTTGCTCCCTGATGCTAAACTAAGTGGCCAATATTTGGCTATGACCTCACCAGATGTAAAACTGCAAATACCACTGTCTTCTTCTTCAGATCCGATGGATATCAAGGCTAATCAGCTGTTGTTAGGACAGGCTTCCATCAGTATGCCTATCTATACCGGAGGAAAGATTAAAAATAGTATTGCTGCTGCGGGTAATGCTGTAAAGGCTGAAGAATATACAGCATTGGCACTTAAAGATCAATTAGCACAGCGTGGTATCAATTTGTTTATCAGCTTATACAAAGCACAGCAAACAGCGCTTTTAATGGAGGAAAATATAAAAAGAGCCGAGCAACGAGTGATTGATTTCAGAGCCATGGAAGCGAATGGTATTATTCCAAGAAACGACCTTTTAAAATCAGAGCTGCAATTGTCCAATTATAAAGTTGCCTTACAGGAAGCTGAGAAAAATAAAGCGGTGTTAAATTATGAACTGGTTAATTTTCTAAAATTAGATGAGGGTACACATATATCAGCTATACAATTGGAGGATCCTGAAGTTGCTGTAAAATCTTCTGATGCCCAGATTGCACTGAATAATAGAAATGAGTTGAAAGCTCTGCAAGCACAACACGATATTGCTGAAAATAAAGTCAATATCGAAAAGGCTAACGCATTGCCTAAAATTGCTGTATCTGGAGGTTATGCCGCATTAGATGTACATAATTTGTTAACGGTGAAAAATGCCATGAATGTAGGAGTAGGCGTGTCCTATGATATTGGCTCGCTTTATAAAAATAAGAAAAATGTCAATATCGCGCGTAATCAAGTTAGTCAAATTGATGAAAATGTTGTCATTATGAACGATAAAATAAAGGTTCAAGTGCAACAAGCAAATGAAAACTTTCAGCTGTCGGTTTCGCAGAACCAGCTCTATTCTGAAGCTGTTAGTCAAGCAAATGAAAATTATCGAATCGTCAAGGATAAGTATGATAACGGCGTGGCAGATACAGATGATTTATTAGAAGCCGACGTACAGCAATTACAGTCAAAAATTAACTTAGCAATTTCCAAAGCGAATACGGTAGAGAAATATTACGACCTGCTTTTGGTAAATGGACAAATAGCAACAAAATAATTATAATAGCAATGGAAAATCAAGAAGAAAAGAAACCATCGAGTAAAAAGTTCGCCTTCATTCTAATAGCCCTTATTTTAGTTGGGGGTGGTTATGGAGGTTATAAATATATACACGGTCAATCACATGAGACTACAGATGATGCGCAGGTTGATAAAAATATGAACCCCATCATTCCAAAAGTAGGAGGATATATTTCCCAAGTATATGTGAAAGATAATGATCTTGTCAAAAAGGGGGATACCCTTTTTACCATTGACACTCAAGATTATTTAATTTCTGTGAAAGAGGCGGAAGCGGCACTCTTGGGAGCAGAAAGTTCTTTCGAGGTTTCAAAAGCTGATGTTAACGCAACCTCAGCGAATGTTGCTGTTTCCGATGCAACTGTTCGCTCTAACGTCGGAAGTATAGATGCCGCAAAGATTAGAGCCGAACAAGCTCAGAATGATTTTACCCGTTATTCGAACCTATATCATAATCATTCGATCACCAAACAACAATATGAGCAAGCGCTGACAGCAAAGTTAGAAGCAGAGAAGCAAGTGGAGATCTTACAGCAACAACGTAATGCCTCCAACTCGCAACGCGAGGCTGTGGTGAGTAAAACTAATGTAGCAAGTAAGCAGACGTTAGTTGCACAAGCGAATATAGAGCGTGCAAAAGCGGCGCTTGATGCAGCGAAGTTGAACCTTTCGTATACGGTTGTGACTGCCTCTGCAGATGGTCAGATTTCTAATGTAAAAATTAGACCAGGTCAAATGGTTAATCCTGGAGCAGCCTTGTTTTACATAGTCGACAATCATGAAACTTGGGTAGTTGCCAATTTCAAAGAGACACAAATGAATGATATCCGTATTGGACAAAAAGTAGAGGTGATTGTAGATGCATACCCAAGTATTAAGTTTGAAGGTGAAGTGAATTCTTTCTCACCAGCGACAGGGTCTAGATTTTCTTTGTTACCTCCGGACAATGCAACGGGTAACTTTGTGAAAACCGTGCAGCGTCTGCCTGTGAAGATATTATTAACGAATGCTAATACGGCCGATCATATTGCATTATTACGTTCAGGGATGAACGCAGATGTTGATGTCCATTTAAAATAGAACTATGACAGCTACACTTGATCAAGATAGTCTTATTGAATATGGGTATCGACGTGTCATCATTACCATTATAGCCGTACTTTGTGCTTTATTGGAGATTGTGGATACCACGATTGTTAATGTTGCTCTCAATGATATGAAAGGAACATTGGGTGCTACGTTGACTGATATCGCTTGGGTGATCACTGCATATGCAATCGCAAATGTTATCGTAATCCCCATGACAAGTTGGCTATCGCAGCAATTTGGTCGCAAAAATTACTTTGCTGCCTCCATTATTATTTTTACCGTATCTTCTTTTTTCTGTGGTAATTCGACGAATTTATGGGAACTCGTATTTTTTAGATTTATACAAGGAATGGGAGGCGGGGCACTTTTGGTTACCGCCCAAACCATTATCACTGAAAGCTATCCACCTGCTAAAAGAAGTATGGCACAAGCTATCTATGGGATGGGGGTTATTGTGGGTCCTACTTTAGGGCCACCTTTAGGTGGTTATATCGTCGATCATTTCTCTTGGCCTTATATTTTCTATATCAATGTGCCTTTAGGTATTATTGCGGTTCTCTTGACACTTTCATTTGTTAGAAGTCCAAAATATGGTGAAAAACAAGCTGCAAAAGATGTGGATTGGTGGGGTATGGTATTTCTCATTATGTTCATTGGTTCATTACAATATGTATTGGAACATGGACAACAAGATGATTGGTTTTCTAATAGTACCATTGTTGTGTTATCCGTGGCCTCCGTCTTAGGATTGTTATTTTTTGTGTGGCGAGAGTTGACATATGATCGGCCAATTGTGAATCTTCGCGTTCTAAAAGACAAAAATCTGCAAGTAGGGGTCGTAATGAGTTTTATATTAGGATTTGGTTTATTCGGTTCAACATTTGTAATCCCGATATACACGCAATCCATTCTAGGTTGGACTGCTACAGATGCAGGGTTACTATTGATTCCAAGTTCACTGATGACGGGCGCGATGATGCCTTTTATAGGGAAGATGATTCAAAATGGAGTTCCTCAAAAGTATATGGTAGCGTTAGGTCTATGTATATTCTTTGGTTTTTCATTTGTCATGTACAGCCGATTGACCAATGATACAGGTGCGGAGCATATGTTCTGGCCATTGATATTCAGAGGGGTCGGTTTGGGTCTGTTATTTGTTCCTGTCATGACTTTATCCCTTTCTACTTTGTCGGGTAAAAGCATAGGTGAAGGCGCAGCTTTTACAGGTATGATGCGTCAGCTTGGAGGTTCATTTGGAATTGCATTGATTACCACTTTTATTTCCCGATTCACGCAGGCGCACCGTGTCAATTTGCTCTCGCATCTGGATACCACGAGTTTCGAAGTGCAGCAGCGAGTTAACCAGCTTCAAGCCAGCTTTATTGCTAAAGGATTTGCTCCTAATGAAGCATTAGCAAAGGCCTATCAGCTATTGGAAGGTTCTGTGACAAAGCAAGCAACTGTATTGTCGTATATGGATGTGTTCCTATATATTGGGTTATTATTTATCGCTTGTGTCCCTTTTGTTCTAATGATTAAACAAGGGAAGAATAAAGTGGATACGTCGAGTTTACATTAAATGATATGTATGGCTCTAAAAAAACAGTAATAGATTTTATCTGTTACTGTTTTTTTATGCGGTCGTGACAAATATTTTTATGCTAACAATTGTGCTATTTGTTTGTTTATAATTTGATATTCCTTGTGAACGGTACACAAGTTTAACATAGGGATGGGGCTCTAAACAAACTAATGATAGATTTATGAAATTATTACTTATTCTTTTTACGGCATTTTTCATTTCTTTAGTAGGTACAAAATTAGTATATGGTTTTTGGGACTTCTCGTTCGCCGGAAATCTAGGGATGTCTGTCTTTATCATTTTTACAGGATTGTCGCACTTTAAGTTTCAAAAGGGGATGACCATGATGATGCCCGATTTTATGCCTGCAAAGTTGTTTTTTGTTTACTTAACGGGAGTTTTGGAAATTGCTGCGGGTATTGGGCTAATGATACCATCATTACGTACTATTACAGCCGTATTGTTGATTATTTTCTTTATCGTTGTTTTTATAGCAAATGTAAATTCCTCAAAAAAGATGATCAATATGTTTAAGGCAGATTATACTGGCCCGGGCATGAATTATCTTTACGCGCAAAGACTTCCTATGCAGCTTATTTTGATTGCGTGGGTCTGGTATTTTGGGCTATACATAAAATAATAATGTGCTAAAAAATCCTCCATCATCGAGCGATGAGGAGGATTAAACCAATTATAATAGAGGGAGGAGGGAATATTATTTTGTTAGGATATTATCGAAAGTAATGGACATATAATATAAAGCACCAAGTGTTGGACCACCAGCATATTGAATGTAGTGGTTGTTGAATACATTACTACCACCAAGTTTTATAACTGCCTTCGTCAGTTTGTAACTCATCTGAGCATCGATATTATGATAAGCAGATACACGTGCATTTACGAGTGGGCTTTCCCAATCAAAAGCATCTTGCCATTTCCAAACGACATTAAAACCAAAATTTGGTACGATTTCTCTATTTCCAAACGATAGATTCGATGCCCATTTAGGTGTGTTAAAGCCCGTAACAAAAAGATCTGACTCCTTGTTTTTTGTTATGTCACTGAAATTGATATTGCCAGACAGGGTATAGTTGCCACTGAAGTTGTACGTTACACCCAAAGAACTTCCGTAGTTATTGTAACTGTTTTTCGCGTTGGTATAAACCCGATAACGTGTTTGTTGCGATCTATTGTTGGCCAACATATCAAGTACCGAAGCGTCGGTCGTTATTTTGTCTGTGGCAGGAACAGCAACCTCTACCTGCCCCAAGAATCCTTTGTAAACATTGCTGTAAAGATCCCAATCAATCGCTAATTTATTTTGCAAAAGAACTGCTTTATAACCAATCTCAAAAGACTTGATGCTTTCCGGTTCTGTTGCTCTTAGATTTGTCACGGTCAATAGTCCACGGTTCTTAAGTGCTGCATCATTGGATGTCAATCCATTTGCTACATCTTTATTTACTGCAGCATTGAAGGTATTGACAGATTGTAAAGTATATGAATTATCTAAATACCCAAGGCCCTCATTGATATAAGGTAGGCCCCCTACACGACGCACATTTCCATTATTGACGAATGATAGGGCTTCAAAAAGAGCGGGAAATCGATAGCCATTCTGAAATGATGCTCTCAAGTTATGTTTCTCTTTTAAAGTATACACAGCCGCGATTCTAGGATTAATTTTAGCGGAAAATTCTGGATTATAGTCCACACGTAAGGAACCGAAAATCTTTAACTTCTCTTCTAATAAGGATTTTGTAATCTGACCAAAACCACCAATTTTTTTATAATAGACATTATCTCCAAAAGAGCCATTGGGTAAAGGTTGACTGCGTTCGGCAACAGGTCTTTTAAAGTCAACAAAATTATTTCCGTCAGGAACAACTTCGTATACGGTTGCATCGCCGCCCACAAGAAGGTTGAAAATATTGATATGCCGGCTTAGATCCCACTGGGCATTGGCATGATATGTTCTGCTCATCTGTTTCAATTGCGCTCCTCCAGTTGCGGTACCTGTAGCTATACCTGCATTCAGGTGATCCCAATTATTGATCTTCGTGATCGTGTTTTTCAAAGATGTAAAATCATTTGTACCCGGCTCCACGCGGCCATTATCGGCTAATCTTCTTGCATTTTGCAAGGCTTCTGTTAATGAAGTCCCTTCATTTAATTGTGTCTGCAATGTGTTTTTGAAAAGATCTCTCCAGGCATTGTTCGATAGATGGGTTAGGTCTAAATTGTCTGCCAAAGGTTTTATATTGTAGGAGTCACCCGTGTTTTCTGTCGAAATATAAGTCTTTATGGAGTAGTCATTTCCTTTCAATTCTAATTTGTGATTTTGAACTTTCACATTGTCCAATTGAATTTTATTACCACGTTGGAATACACCATCCATTTGACCAAACCGATAACTATAAGACAATTCAGCATTTTCCGTGAAGCGGTAATGCAATGCGGCATCGAATTTTAAGTTTTCGACTGTTGGCTTCGATAGATCCTGTTCTTTATATCCCGTTCGCCTAACGATAAGAGATTGGTTAGATTTGCCATCAAAATTTAATCCACTTAAAGTGACAGCATTATTATTTTCGTCACCGTAAATATTCCAACCATCATAAGCAGGATTGTTATTGCCTGAAAGTTCAGGATAGTTAGGATTTGCTGTGTTTAAATTGTTTGGATTTTGATCTTGAAATGAATTGGACAGCCAATCGGTACCTCTTAAATAGCTGATATTGACCTTAAATGCAAATTTATTATTAAAGGATTTAGCAAAACGAACGGCATTTTCGGTTAGGTTGCTCAATTCTCTTCCTGTACCGCCAGTATGATTAAGGCCATTTTTTGTGTACACGCTCAGCCCCTCATAGAGGAAAGGATTTTTGGTCAACAGGTTAGCCATACCATTTATTGCATTCATTCCATAGAGTGCAGAGGAGGCCCCAGGAGTTATTTCTATGCTAGCGATGTCTAGTTCCGTCGGACCAATTGCATTACCAAGTGGAACACCTAATGTAGCTGCTTGCATATCAAC
It includes:
- the clpP gene encoding ATP-dependent Clp endopeptidase proteolytic subunit ClpP, with protein sequence MNIDKNEFRKYAVKHHRIGSQHVDSFIARAQVNTPTNLTPYIVEERQLNVAQMDVFSRLMMDRIIFLGDGINDQVANIIQAQLLFLQSTDAQRDIQIYINSPGGSVYAGLGIYDTMQYIAPDVATICTGIAASMGAVLLVAGAKGKRAALRHSRVMIHQPSGGAQGVASDMEINLREMMKLKEELYTIIADHSGQTYEWVEKSSDRDYWMKASEAKDFGMIDEILLPKKEIIK
- a CDS encoding AMP nucleosidase, with product MAKSKKNVDSPITPGLKSKEEIVHNWLPRYTGRPLEEFGEYILLTNFSKYITIFSEMHDDAPIYGEDKPMQSVTAGGITIINFGMGSPMAATVMDLLSAITPKAVLFLGKTGGLKKKIGVGELILPIAAIRGEGTSNDYFPAEVPSLPSFALQKAISTTIRDHSRDYWTGTVYTTNRRVWEHDKDFKKYLKSIRAMAVDMETATIFSVGFANKIPTGALLLVSDQPMIPEGVKTANSDVSVTAKYVDAHISIGIDALKQLKNNGLTVKHLKF
- the holA gene encoding DNA polymerase III subunit delta, translated to MNISPILADIKKRKFQPVYLLHGEESYFIDVISNALEHTVLNDAQKGFDQTILYGKDTDFSTIVSAARRYPMMSDHQLIIIKEAQDLKWKDDDLLLKYVDQCTATTVLVFDYKYSKFDKRKKLYKAIEKKGLVVESNKLYDDKVAAWVISYIKEQGWSIHPQAAALLSEYLGTELSKIVNELNKLMLNVPKEKEIVVADIEQNIGISKDFNVFELNTALAKRNAFKAYQIIDYFAANPKSNPLVLVLGNMAGYFTKILKYHYIVDKNTAAKELGVHPFFLKEYELAARNYNRRKTFSIIENLKDADLKSKGVQVGSNTNTKDILTELLFNILN
- a CDS encoding pyridoxal-phosphate dependent enzyme, with amino-acid sequence MWYNNILETIGNTPLVKLNKITKDLKGTILAKIETSNPGNSIKDRMALKMIEDAEQAGLLKPGGTIIEGTSGNTGMGLAMAAVVKGYKCIFTTTDKQSKEKVDALRAFGAEVIVCPTNVDPEDPRSYYSVSSRLEREVPNSWKANQYDNPSNAQAHYEQTGPEIWEQTEGKITHLVVGVGTGGTISGTARYLREQNPNIKVWGIDTYGSVFKKYKETGVFDKDEIYPYITEGVGEDFLPQNVDFSLIDFFEKVTDKDAALMTRELARKEGIFAGNSAGAALAGLIQLKDSLNDDDVVVVIFHDHGSRYMGKMYNEDWLRERGFLEDEKLNAKSILKKRGEQAIVTADVNQTVFEAFNFMKTLNISQIPVTQQGMVVGKITESDILSALLENSSLRSSSVQEVMTKPFPFVDLNTSIDKISALINKETQAVLVEDDFGKINIITQYDIINAISEA
- the clpX gene encoding ATP-dependent Clp protease ATP-binding subunit ClpX, with translation MAKNNNSGVHCSFCGMSKSDAQMLIAGDGAHICDRCINQAGEILAEELKQRKSKTLQTALKLIRPLEIKEHLDQYVIGQDDAKKVISVAVYNHYKRLNQKVDEDEIEIEKSNLIVVGETGTGKTLLAKTVAKILNVPFSIVDATVLTEAGYVGEDVESILTRLLQAADYDVAAAERGIIYIDEIDKVARKSDNPSITRDVSGEGVQQALLKILEGTVVNVPPQGGRKHPDQKMIAVNTSNILFICGGAFDGIQKKIANRLRTQTVGYRMNEDETEIDLKNLYKYITPQDLKSFGLIPELIGRLPVLTYLNPLDKETLLSILTVPKNALIKQYRKLFEYEGIELKFDAEVYNFIVDKADEFKLGARGLRSICEAIMLDAMFEIPTSKEKTNQKELHITLEYALKKFEKSDIKKLQVA
- a CDS encoding type I restriction enzyme HsdR N-terminal domain-containing protein, translated to MFNPIPLNLPPYPAKLTKENETIFIFDDLRKKKLVLTPEEWVRQHWVHYLHIKKKYPKSLMKIEGGLKLNDLQKRSDLLIYNNRGEKIVLAEFKAPHIKITQATFEQIANYNSIHKIPLLLVSNGLEHYYCKIDFDNKSFIFIEELPNYDQL